Proteins co-encoded in one Aquincola tertiaricarbonis genomic window:
- a CDS encoding Bcr/CflA family efflux MFS transporter: MSESTARPNAGTGRAARMAPAVAATLLALLLGLQPLSTDLYLPALPALARGLGAGMPAVQLTMSALILAFGVAQLFWGPVADRYGRRPVLRVAMALFAVASLGATLAPSIEVLTLWRAAQGACLAAAVVCARAMVRDLYEPAEGARVMSLAMSGLGVIALSSPMVGGLLAASFGWRSTLLAVTLVVTGVLLFVWRVLPETARSLNPQALHAGTLARTARRVASDPTFFSWASLTACTYGGLFVVLASSSFVYIEVLGLSAAQYGMALGAGSTSYVAGTFACRRLLRRHGLTGTVQRGAFFSLAGGLGMAALAAGGVHAVAAVLVPQCLYAFGHGIHQPCGQTGAVSPFPQAAGVAAALAGFALALVAFCVGLWLGQALDGTVRPMAYGLAFWAVLTAGVAWTLVPRHGALRAA; the protein is encoded by the coding sequence ATGAGCGAGTCCACCGCCCGCCCCAATGCCGGCACCGGCCGCGCCGCCCGCATGGCGCCCGCGGTGGCGGCCACTCTGCTGGCGTTGCTGCTGGGCCTGCAGCCGCTGAGCACCGACCTGTACCTGCCCGCGCTGCCGGCCCTGGCCCGCGGCCTGGGCGCCGGCATGCCGGCGGTGCAGCTCACGATGTCGGCGCTGATCCTGGCCTTCGGCGTGGCGCAGCTGTTCTGGGGCCCGGTGGCCGACCGCTACGGCCGCCGGCCGGTGCTGCGGGTGGCGATGGCGCTGTTCGCGGTGGCCAGCCTGGGCGCCACGCTGGCGCCCAGCATCGAGGTGCTGACGCTGTGGCGGGCCGCGCAAGGCGCCTGCCTGGCGGCCGCCGTGGTGTGCGCCCGCGCCATGGTGCGCGATCTCTACGAACCCGCCGAAGGCGCCCGCGTGATGTCGCTGGCGATGAGCGGGCTGGGCGTCATCGCCCTCAGCAGCCCGATGGTGGGCGGCCTGCTGGCGGCCAGCTTCGGTTGGCGCAGCACGCTGCTGGCGGTCACGCTGGTGGTCACCGGCGTGCTGCTGTTCGTCTGGCGGGTGCTGCCCGAGACGGCGCGCAGCCTCAACCCACAGGCCTTGCATGCGGGCACGCTGGCCCGCACCGCGCGCCGGGTGGCGTCCGACCCGACCTTCTTCTCGTGGGCCTCGCTCACCGCCTGCACCTACGGCGGCCTGTTCGTGGTGCTGGCGTCGTCTTCCTTCGTGTACATCGAGGTGCTGGGCCTCAGCGCCGCGCAGTACGGCATGGCGCTGGGCGCAGGCTCCACTTCCTACGTGGCGGGCACCTTCGCCTGCCGGCGGCTGCTGCGCCGCCACGGCCTCACCGGCACGGTGCAGCGTGGCGCCTTCTTCAGCCTGGCCGGTGGCCTGGGCATGGCCGCGCTGGCGGCCGGCGGCGTGCATGCCGTCGCGGCGGTGCTGGTGCCGCAATGCCTCTACGCCTTCGGCCACGGCATCCACCAGCCCTGTGGCCAGACCGGCGCGGTCAGCCCCTTCCCGCAGGCGGCCGGCGTGGCCGCGGCGCTGGCCGGCTTCGCCCTCGCGCTGGTGGCCTTCTGCGTCGGCCTGTGGCTGGGACAGGCGCTGGACGGCACCGTGCGGCCCATGGCCTACGGCCTGGCCTTCTGGGCCGTGCTCACTGCCGGTGTCGCCTGGACCCTGGTGCCCCGGCACGGCGCCCTGCGCGCCGCATGA
- a CDS encoding pseudouridine synthase, protein MATLKLKNKPAAAGSGDRARAPLRAATAPRRQRTLAEAQAERAAREEAFRQQPERGGRGERPHRDGPPGDRPRRAGPPGERPRFERGGDDRPHFDRPRGDRPQGDRPSGDRPRFDRPRDDRPQGDRPAFDRPRGDRPDRPYADRPRGDRPYGDRPRGDRPDRPPGDRPRFDRPRSDAPRVDRPREDRGPYDRPHGDRPRPDRGGERGFDRPRGEGWPGERGGDRRPSFDRPQRPAGDRPPRFQGERPPRQDHQNRPDRPAPLPPASLRPPEGGERPRRSGPEATSPRAAEGERLSKRLTAMGLASRREADDWIDAGWVRVDGQMAVLGQRVRADARIEIDPAAHKQQAQRMTVILHKPVGYVSGQAEDGYEPAVVLVKPENRWSEDASGVSFHPGHLRSLVPAGRLDIDSTGLLVLTQDGRVAKQLIGEDSNIEKEYLVRVEYVGSAPDGRLPEADLDKLRHGLWLDEVKLQPAKVSWQNEDQLRVVLREGRKRQIRRMCEAVGLKVVGLKRVRIGSVVLGQLPPGQWRYLRRDERF, encoded by the coding sequence ATGGCCACCCTGAAACTGAAGAACAAGCCGGCCGCCGCCGGCAGCGGCGACCGCGCCCGCGCTCCGCTGCGCGCTGCCACCGCCCCCCGCCGCCAGCGCACGCTGGCCGAGGCCCAGGCCGAGCGCGCCGCGCGCGAAGAAGCCTTTCGCCAGCAGCCCGAGCGCGGCGGCCGCGGCGAGCGGCCCCACCGCGACGGCCCGCCGGGCGACCGACCGCGCCGCGCCGGCCCGCCAGGGGAGCGTCCGCGCTTCGAGCGCGGTGGTGACGACCGGCCGCACTTCGACCGCCCGCGCGGCGACCGGCCGCAGGGTGACCGCCCCTCAGGCGACCGGCCCCGGTTCGACCGGCCTCGCGACGACCGTCCGCAAGGTGACCGGCCCGCCTTCGATCGCCCACGCGGTGACCGGCCCGACCGCCCCTACGCCGACAGGCCCCGGGGCGACCGGCCCTACGGCGACCGTCCCCGCGGCGACCGGCCCGATCGCCCGCCTGGCGATCGCCCGCGTTTCGACCGCCCTCGTAGCGACGCGCCGCGGGTCGACCGCCCGCGGGAAGACCGCGGCCCTTATGACCGGCCGCATGGCGACCGCCCGCGGCCCGACCGCGGTGGCGAGCGTGGCTTTGACCGCCCGCGTGGCGAAGGCTGGCCCGGCGAACGCGGCGGCGATCGCCGTCCGTCGTTCGACCGCCCGCAGCGTCCTGCCGGCGACCGCCCGCCGCGCTTCCAGGGCGAACGCCCGCCGCGCCAGGATCACCAGAACCGGCCCGACCGCCCCGCCCCGCTGCCGCCGGCCAGCTTGCGCCCGCCCGAAGGCGGCGAGCGCCCGCGCCGCAGCGGCCCCGAGGCCACGTCGCCGCGCGCCGCCGAGGGTGAGCGCCTGTCCAAGCGGCTGACGGCGATGGGCCTGGCCTCGCGCCGCGAGGCCGATGACTGGATCGACGCCGGCTGGGTGCGCGTGGACGGCCAGATGGCCGTGCTGGGCCAGCGCGTGCGCGCCGATGCGCGCATCGAGATCGACCCCGCCGCCCACAAGCAGCAAGCGCAGCGCATGACGGTCATCCTGCACAAGCCGGTGGGCTATGTCAGCGGCCAGGCCGAGGACGGTTACGAACCCGCGGTCGTGCTGGTCAAGCCCGAGAACCGCTGGAGCGAAGACGCCTCCGGCGTCAGCTTCCACCCCGGCCACCTGCGCAGCCTGGTGCCCGCCGGCCGCCTGGACATCGACTCCACCGGCCTGCTGGTGCTGACGCAGGACGGCCGCGTGGCCAAGCAGCTGATCGGCGAAGACTCCAACATCGAGAAGGAGTACCTGGTGCGGGTGGAATACGTCGGCAGCGCGCCGGACGGCCGCCTGCCCGAAGCCGACCTGGACAAGCTGCGCCACGGCCTGTGGCTGGACGAAGTGAAGCTGCAACCCGCCAAGGTGAGCTGGCAGAACGAGGACCAGCTGCGCGTGGTGCTGCGCGAAGGCCGCAAGCGCCAGATCCGCCGCATGTGCGAGGCCGTGGGCCTGAAGGTGGTGGGCCTGAAGCGCGTGCGCATCGGCAGCGTGGTGCTGGGGCAGTTGCCGCCGGGCCAGTGGCGCTACCTGCGTCGCGACGAGCGCTTCTGA